A window of the Cystobacter fuscus genome harbors these coding sequences:
- a CDS encoding lantibiotic dehydratase: MSERQSSSGWTEHLAPLTPGWSVWRQMGVRGAGFPADLAERVRQPESARAADELLRREADLRSQRLKASAVQEALAPERARLEERFAAEAVRVGQALRDVARLPEFREAVVWQNRQALASALDVLLRRDATLRDSHTRQKEELVSKYLLRYCLKNDTIGFFGPLGWGRFEPGVDGVELQPGPELLSRRQTLFEHWCIDTLAERLSADARLRPWIAPRALPVVRLEGTRAVPLMGEPVELSGAAARALTLCDGERTAREIASLLRREFALEVPGEAEAWALLEEHRQQGWILWTLELPNIESHPERALRRLLERIDDAALRAEVLAPLDELEALREEVARSAGNAEALARSLDALNDAFTARTGEKAQRLEGQTYAGRTLLYQDCNRDVSLTLGPGVLQRLGAPLGLLLDSARWFTFQVGARYLASFERVFDELRAGAPTVDFLMFHLGVSEFFPFISHRSGPYLKPDVAKDLIAELQARWTRLLNVKPGEQRIQRSSAELAAAARDLFAAPGPGWPGARYHAPDLMISAASPEALRRGEFFAVLGELHIALNTLESPVFFFQHPRQEELVRALEADMPSPRISPAVPKDRATRAAIVPFNRNAMEFVFDTTRSWRPASQVLSVGTLVLERVDGQLQVRSRDGRWRCHVMEFYDWLLSIQFAGEMHLLPPQAHSPRVTIDDMVVNRETWHFATAQLPFLRLKDATTRFLEARRWAHQHGLPDRVFYKTTNERKPFFLDLSSPLSLKSFFTMARASEDVVITEMLPTTEQLWLTDARGRAYTSELRMVMVDGQPWRPR; encoded by the coding sequence ATGAGCGAGCGTCAGTCGTCGAGTGGGTGGACCGAGCACCTGGCCCCGTTGACTCCAGGCTGGTCCGTGTGGCGGCAGATGGGAGTGCGCGGGGCGGGCTTCCCGGCGGACCTGGCGGAGCGGGTGCGGCAGCCGGAGAGTGCCCGGGCCGCGGACGAGTTGCTGCGGCGGGAGGCGGACCTGCGCTCCCAGCGGCTCAAGGCCTCCGCGGTGCAGGAGGCGCTGGCTCCGGAGCGTGCCCGGCTGGAGGAGCGGTTCGCGGCGGAGGCCGTGCGCGTGGGTCAGGCGCTGCGCGACGTGGCCCGTCTGCCCGAGTTCCGTGAGGCCGTGGTCTGGCAGAACCGCCAGGCGCTGGCGAGTGCCCTGGATGTCCTGCTGCGGCGGGACGCCACCCTGCGCGACAGCCACACCCGCCAGAAGGAGGAGCTGGTCTCCAAGTATCTGCTGCGCTACTGCCTCAAGAACGACACCATTGGCTTCTTCGGCCCGCTGGGCTGGGGGCGCTTCGAGCCCGGGGTGGACGGGGTCGAGCTCCAGCCCGGTCCGGAGCTGCTCAGCCGCCGGCAGACGCTCTTCGAGCACTGGTGCATCGACACCCTCGCCGAGCGGCTCTCGGCGGACGCGCGGCTGCGCCCGTGGATCGCCCCGCGCGCGCTTCCCGTGGTGCGCTTGGAGGGGACGCGCGCCGTGCCACTGATGGGCGAGCCCGTGGAGCTCAGTGGCGCCGCGGCTCGCGCCCTCACGCTGTGCGACGGCGAGCGGACGGCCCGGGAGATCGCCTCGCTGCTGCGGCGGGAGTTCGCGCTCGAGGTGCCAGGCGAGGCCGAGGCATGGGCCCTCCTGGAGGAGCACCGGCAGCAGGGGTGGATCCTCTGGACGCTGGAGTTGCCCAACATCGAGTCGCACCCCGAGCGCGCCCTGCGCCGGCTGCTGGAGCGGATCGACGACGCGGCGCTGCGCGCGGAGGTGCTCGCGCCGCTGGACGAGCTGGAAGCCCTGCGGGAGGAGGTGGCGCGCAGCGCGGGAAACGCCGAGGCGCTCGCGCGCTCTCTCGATGCGCTCAATGACGCGTTCACCGCCCGGACGGGCGAGAAGGCACAGCGCCTCGAGGGCCAGACGTACGCGGGCCGCACGCTGCTCTACCAGGACTGCAACCGGGATGTGTCGCTCACGCTCGGCCCCGGGGTGCTCCAGCGCCTGGGCGCACCGCTCGGGCTGCTGCTGGACAGCGCGCGCTGGTTCACCTTCCAGGTCGGTGCGCGCTACCTGGCCTCCTTCGAGCGCGTGTTCGACGAGCTGCGCGCCGGCGCCCCCACGGTGGACTTCCTGATGTTCCACCTGGGCGTGAGCGAGTTCTTCCCCTTCATCTCCCACCGCTCGGGTCCCTACCTCAAGCCGGACGTGGCCAAGGATCTGATCGCCGAGCTGCAAGCGCGCTGGACCCGGCTGCTCAACGTGAAGCCCGGGGAGCAGCGCATCCAGCGCTCCTCCGCGGAGCTGGCCGCGGCGGCGCGGGATCTGTTCGCCGCGCCCGGGCCGGGTTGGCCCGGGGCCCGCTACCATGCACCGGACCTGATGATCTCCGCCGCGAGCCCCGAGGCGCTGCGGCGCGGGGAGTTCTTCGCCGTGCTGGGCGAGCTGCACATCGCCCTCAACACGTTGGAGTCCCCCGTCTTCTTCTTCCAACACCCCCGGCAGGAGGAGTTGGTGCGCGCGCTGGAGGCGGACATGCCGAGCCCGCGTATCTCTCCGGCGGTCCCCAAGGATCGCGCCACCCGCGCGGCCATCGTGCCCTTCAACCGCAACGCGATGGAGTTCGTCTTCGACACGACGCGCTCGTGGCGCCCGGCCTCCCAGGTGCTGTCGGTGGGCACGCTGGTGCTGGAGCGGGTGGACGGTCAGCTCCAGGTGCGCTCGCGCGATGGGCGCTGGCGGTGCCACGTGATGGAGTTCTACGACTGGCTGCTCAGCATCCAGTTCGCGGGGGAGATGCACCTGCTGCCCCCCCAGGCGCACTCCCCGCGGGTGACCATCGACGACATGGTGGTGAACCGGGAGACGTGGCACTTCGCCACCGCGCAGCTACCCTTCCTGCGGCTCAAGGATGCGACGACGCGGTTCCTGGAAGCGCGGCGCTGGGCCCATCAGCACGGCCTGCCGGACCGGGTCTTCTACAAGACGACCAACGAGCGCAAGCCCTTCTTCCTGGACCTTTCCAGTCCCCTGTCGCTCAAGTCCTTCTTCACGATGGCGCGGGCTTCCGAGGACGTGGTCATCACCGAGATGCTGCCGACCACGGAGCAGCTCTGGCTCACGGACGCGCGGGGGCGGGCCTATACGAGCGAGCTGCGCATGGTCATGGTGGACGGGCAGCCCTGGCGCCCTCGTTAG
- a CDS encoding GNAT family N-acetyltransferase, whose product MNEAHEPESDAFPTVRRAEPEDRSAILELMRSVYGDYNPYFEELDAWLADDVGQLGVAVLDNKVVGFGKLTRLAPEEWWIESIAVDKAYRRRGVARTLGFYGLALWHEKGSGSLRALIASYNDPSFSYGEAFQFHRSARYVHLLASPEGTSHGFRPLTAADRDWAHERLTRSSLWQHTAGLVECRWKWQSLTPEFLSRLIDAGEAFSWRDGEGVACMWRRRGVKEPELRIWFAGAPGNLGEMAREFRAFAATELRDFGPEPPVIHWRVPDVPEVIEALEASGFRKRESFENIFYLVEYRKS is encoded by the coding sequence ATGAATGAGGCGCACGAGCCCGAATCCGATGCGTTTCCAACGGTGCGCAGGGCCGAACCCGAGGATCGCTCCGCCATCCTCGAACTCATGCGCTCGGTGTATGGCGACTACAATCCCTACTTCGAGGAGCTGGATGCCTGGCTGGCGGACGACGTCGGCCAGCTCGGTGTCGCGGTGCTCGACAACAAGGTGGTGGGGTTTGGCAAGCTGACCCGTCTGGCGCCCGAGGAGTGGTGGATCGAGAGCATCGCCGTGGACAAGGCATACCGGCGCCGGGGCGTGGCCAGGACCCTCGGCTTCTATGGTCTTGCCCTCTGGCATGAGAAGGGCTCCGGGAGCCTGCGGGCACTGATTGCGAGCTATAACGATCCGAGCTTCAGCTATGGCGAAGCCTTTCAATTCCACCGGTCGGCCCGGTACGTCCACCTGCTCGCCTCTCCGGAGGGCACGAGCCATGGCTTCCGCCCGCTGACCGCGGCGGATAGGGATTGGGCGCATGAGCGTCTGACCCGCTCGTCCCTCTGGCAGCACACCGCGGGGCTGGTCGAGTGCCGCTGGAAATGGCAATCCCTCACCCCCGAATTCCTCTCCAGGCTGATCGACGCGGGCGAGGCCTTCTCCTGGCGGGACGGGGAGGGGGTGGCCTGCATGTGGCGCCGTCGGGGCGTGAAGGAGCCCGAGCTGCGCATCTGGTTCGCCGGTGCTCCGGGGAACCTCGGAGAGATGGCGCGGGAGTTCCGCGCGTTCGCGGCCACGGAGCTGCGCGACTTCGGACCCGAGCCCCCCGTCATCCACTGGCGGGTGCCCGACGTGCCCGAGGTCATCGAGGCGCTCGAGGCCAGCGGCTTCCGCAAGCGCGAGAGCTTCGAGAACATCTTCTACCTCGTGGAGTATCGGAAATCCTGA
- a CDS encoding DUF2378 family protein, translating to MRPSLSPEKRFFAQSVDALFIRALGPHLSREGRRRLKDAGLDLSEPLRPWYTLEQWKAFLRVAAKDVFPGASEREAWSSLGERYLQGFRLTAQGRASMSLVTRLGPRHTLERVPHNIRAGNNFNEVRVEELGTHAATLWMKDMAADNPYFACGFLAETLRAAGAGDIHVEPVACDGTSATFRLTWTHAATRPVAGRSMGR from the coding sequence ATGCGGCCCTCGCTTTCGCCTGAAAAGCGCTTCTTCGCGCAGTCCGTGGATGCCTTGTTCATCCGTGCCCTGGGGCCGCACCTGTCGCGGGAAGGGCGGCGTCGGCTCAAGGACGCGGGCCTGGACCTGAGCGAGCCCCTGCGGCCGTGGTACACGCTGGAGCAGTGGAAGGCGTTCCTGCGGGTGGCGGCCAAGGACGTCTTCCCGGGGGCGTCCGAGCGCGAGGCCTGGTCCTCCCTGGGCGAGCGCTACCTGCAGGGCTTCCGGCTGACGGCGCAGGGGCGCGCGAGCATGTCGCTCGTCACGCGGCTGGGCCCCCGGCATACGCTCGAGCGCGTGCCGCACAACATCCGGGCCGGCAACAACTTCAACGAGGTCCGCGTCGAGGAGCTGGGCACCCACGCCGCCACGCTGTGGATGAAGGACATGGCCGCGGACAATCCCTACTTCGCCTGTGGCTTCCTCGCGGAGACGCTGCGCGCCGCGGGGGCCGGGGACATCCACGTGGAGCCCGTGGCCTGTGATGGCACGTCCGCCACCTTCCGGCTCACCTGGACGCACGCCGCCACCCGCCCGGTGGCCGGCCGCTCCATGGGGCGCTGA
- a CDS encoding B12-binding domain-containing radical SAM protein — MSQTSRSCVHIVQLPFPSLGEPHEAVRDYYRDYSARFASELAGYFIPEGSLWELPLWVAHIAGMLKEIGYEVNLVDMSKVPAEAEACARFLLEETRPGSVLMMSPLAQNFDLALSVSRTLKAEGRQTVLGGNMATLAGPEDASHVHRGQVSARVLAEILQKKLPGLTEVAGLKGGIGRLDSKPDYTLLTGYKGRVPLLRLNASHGCLYACSFCGDAWSRQLHVVDPAVLEHEVQQFERLFPEARLIYIGDKTFGQSHEAVKNLLAVFANRPHYKFIVQTHVLNVNETVIEAMRRLGVVVVEMGFETADSEVLKESSKPNLDVDIYARRIQALSAAGMKVVLNVLGGLPQERAASHELTMRFLQDSRNEAWLYNLYNFVPYPLTPLFPVLRERIHDWNFAHWREDGPPVFQPYHQTVEQSWNQFLEKVHVAHSLISRPSVSASMEAAS, encoded by the coding sequence ATGAGTCAGACATCAAGATCGTGTGTGCACATCGTGCAGCTTCCCTTTCCCTCGTTGGGCGAGCCTCACGAGGCCGTGCGCGACTACTACCGGGATTACAGCGCCAGGTTCGCGAGCGAGCTGGCCGGTTATTTCATTCCCGAAGGCTCGCTCTGGGAGTTGCCGCTATGGGTTGCCCACATCGCGGGAATGCTCAAGGAGATTGGCTATGAGGTGAACCTGGTCGACATGTCCAAGGTCCCGGCGGAGGCGGAGGCGTGTGCAAGGTTCCTGCTGGAGGAGACGCGGCCCGGAAGCGTCTTGATGATGTCGCCATTGGCCCAGAACTTCGATCTGGCGCTGTCGGTGTCCCGGACGCTGAAGGCGGAGGGCCGTCAGACGGTGCTCGGGGGGAACATGGCCACGCTGGCCGGGCCCGAGGATGCCTCGCACGTGCATCGCGGACAGGTCTCCGCGCGGGTGCTCGCGGAGATCCTCCAGAAGAAGCTGCCGGGACTCACGGAGGTGGCTGGCCTCAAGGGGGGTATTGGCCGGCTCGACTCCAAGCCCGACTACACGCTGCTGACCGGGTACAAGGGGCGGGTGCCCCTGCTGCGCCTCAACGCCAGCCATGGCTGCCTCTACGCGTGCAGCTTCTGTGGGGACGCCTGGTCGCGGCAGTTGCACGTGGTGGACCCGGCGGTGCTCGAGCACGAGGTCCAGCAGTTCGAGCGGCTCTTCCCCGAGGCGCGCCTCATCTACATCGGGGACAAGACCTTCGGTCAGTCCCACGAGGCCGTGAAGAACCTGCTGGCGGTTTTCGCGAACCGTCCCCACTACAAATTCATCGTCCAGACGCACGTGCTGAACGTGAACGAGACGGTCATCGAGGCCATGCGCAGGCTGGGCGTGGTGGTGGTGGAGATGGGCTTCGAGACGGCCGACTCCGAGGTGCTCAAGGAGTCGAGCAAGCCGAACCTCGACGTGGACATCTACGCCAGGCGCATCCAGGCGCTCTCCGCGGCGGGGATGAAGGTCGTGCTCAACGTGCTGGGAGGTCTGCCCCAGGAGCGGGCCGCCTCGCATGAGCTGACGATGCGCTTCCTCCAGGACTCGCGCAACGAGGCGTGGCTGTACAACCTCTATAACTTCGTGCCCTATCCCCTGACGCCGCTCTTCCCGGTGCTCCGCGAGCGCATCCATGACTGGAATTTCGCCCACTGGCGCGAGGACGGACCGCCGGTCTTCCAGCCCTATCACCAGACGGTGGAGCAGAGCTGGAATCAGTTCCTGGAGAAGGTCCACGTGGCCCACTCGCTGATCAGCCGCCCCAGTGTTTCCGCGTCCATGGAGGCCGCGTCATGA
- a CDS encoding aromatic ring-hydroxylating oxygenase subunit alpha — protein MGSSREEARGSAAPSGLVSVVRLPHSWFILCTSSELGHKPLARTLQGSPLVLFRTAEGKPAALADRCPHRNVPLSLGRVVNGQLQCGYHGWRFDASGQCRAVPGLIGEPEAKSRCAAWHATREQEGFVWVYSTPGVEPAHEPYRFPLLDTPGYSTVRRTLRAGGSLHALLENTLDVPHTSFLHGGLFRTEKQRHEIDVVVRRGAQQVEAEYIGEPRPEGLVGRLLAPGGGVLQHFDRFLMPSIAQVEYRLGADSHLMVTSAMTPAEDWDTWVYAVVTFRLPLPHWLIKPFITPVALHIFKQDARILERQTETIRRFGSETFASTEVDVLGPSILRLMRQAGREQPPGSLEVQETRLKMQV, from the coding sequence ATGGGTTCTTCTCGTGAGGAAGCGCGGGGGTCGGCCGCGCCATCGGGGCTCGTATCGGTGGTGCGCCTGCCCCATAGCTGGTTCATCCTCTGCACCTCGAGTGAGTTGGGCCACAAGCCCCTCGCCCGCACGCTGCAGGGCTCGCCGCTCGTCCTCTTCCGCACCGCGGAGGGCAAGCCCGCGGCGCTCGCGGACCGCTGTCCCCACCGCAACGTGCCCCTGTCCCTCGGCCGCGTGGTGAACGGCCAGCTCCAGTGCGGCTACCACGGCTGGCGCTTCGACGCCTCGGGCCAGTGCCGCGCCGTCCCCGGCCTCATCGGCGAGCCCGAGGCGAAGAGCCGCTGCGCCGCCTGGCACGCCACGCGCGAGCAGGAGGGCTTCGTCTGGGTGTACTCCACCCCCGGCGTCGAGCCCGCGCACGAGCCCTACCGCTTCCCCCTGCTGGACACCCCGGGCTACAGCACCGTGCGCCGCACCCTGCGCGCCGGGGGCTCGCTCCATGCTCTGCTGGAGAACACGCTCGACGTGCCCCACACCTCCTTCCTCCATGGCGGGCTGTTCCGCACCGAGAAGCAACGCCATGAGATCGACGTGGTGGTGCGCCGGGGTGCCCAGCAGGTGGAGGCCGAGTACATCGGCGAGCCCCGGCCCGAGGGGCTCGTGGGCCGCCTGCTCGCTCCGGGCGGCGGGGTGTTGCAGCACTTCGACCGCTTCCTCATGCCCTCCATCGCCCAGGTGGAGTACCGCCTGGGCGCCGACAGCCACCTGATGGTCACCTCGGCCATGACGCCCGCCGAGGACTGGGACACCTGGGTGTACGCCGTCGTCACCTTCCGCCTGCCCCTGCCTCACTGGCTCATCAAGCCCTTCATCACCCCCGTCGCCCTCCACATCTTCAAGCAGGACGCCCGCATCCTCGAGCGCCAGACGGAGACCATCCGCCGCTTCGGCTCGGAGACCTTCGCCTCCACCGAGGTCGATGTGCTCGGCCCCTCCATCCTCCGCCTCATGCGCCAGGCCGGGCGTGAACAGCCTCCTGGTTCATTGGAGGTCCAAGAGACCCGGCTGAAAATGCAGGTGTGA
- a CDS encoding arginase family protein, giving the protein MSNPYLELLDQVSPATFARDPRPGWAGPGTLFGCRAVDLSEVPAGCQYVAAGIPFDGTASSRPGASEGPRAIRQASLVFSSYLDSLGEHEMLDTRTGSVFRYAKANVVDAGDLHVYPTDTRRNFQAVATEVELLARSGATPVLLGGDHSIGFATFVGVQRALSARQPQSRLGLIQIDHHFDFGANSTIHGPLYHGSNARRISELPSMQPDRMAFVGAGSITRKGQFDGLLKAGSHIVPAREMRARGVAAALEPVVAAFRRNCTAVHLSIDIDVLDCSVAPGTGNVTIGGLSGGELMDAVEVIRQLPLAGIEIVEVSPRYDPTGRTPQIAAQLLFELLFREYRKPEASAIP; this is encoded by the coding sequence ATGAGCAATCCCTATCTCGAGCTGCTCGATCAGGTCAGCCCCGCGACCTTCGCCCGGGATCCGAGGCCGGGCTGGGCGGGCCCGGGCACGCTCTTCGGCTGCCGGGCGGTGGACCTCTCCGAGGTGCCAGCAGGGTGTCAGTACGTCGCGGCGGGCATCCCTTTCGATGGGACGGCCAGCTCCCGGCCCGGCGCCTCGGAGGGCCCCCGCGCCATCCGCCAGGCCAGCCTCGTCTTCTCGTCGTACCTGGACAGCCTGGGTGAGCACGAGATGCTCGACACGCGGACCGGCTCCGTCTTCCGGTACGCCAAGGCGAACGTGGTGGACGCGGGGGATCTGCACGTGTACCCCACCGATACCCGGCGCAACTTCCAGGCCGTGGCCACCGAGGTCGAGCTCCTGGCCCGCTCCGGCGCCACGCCCGTGTTGCTCGGGGGGGATCACTCGATTGGCTTCGCCACCTTCGTCGGCGTGCAGCGCGCCCTGAGCGCCCGGCAGCCGCAGTCTCGGCTGGGACTCATCCAGATCGATCACCACTTCGACTTCGGCGCGAACAGCACCATCCACGGGCCGCTCTATCATGGCTCCAATGCCCGGCGGATCAGTGAGCTGCCCTCCATGCAGCCGGACCGCATGGCCTTCGTGGGCGCTGGGAGCATCACCCGCAAGGGACAGTTCGATGGGCTGTTGAAGGCCGGCAGCCACATCGTGCCCGCCCGGGAGATGCGCGCCCGTGGGGTGGCCGCCGCGCTCGAGCCGGTGGTCGCCGCCTTTCGCCGCAACTGCACCGCCGTCCACCTCTCCATCGACATCGACGTCCTCGACTGCTCCGTCGCCCCCGGTACCGGCAATGTCACCATCGGCGGGCTCTCCGGTGGCGAGCTGATGGATGCCGTGGAGGTCATCCGGCAGCTCCCGTTGGCGGGCATCGAGATCGTGGAGGTGTCGCCCCGCTACGATCCCACCGGGCGCACGCCGCAGATCGCCGCCCAGCTTCTCTTCGAGCTGCTCTTCCGCGAATACCGCAAACCGGAGGCGTCGGCGATCCCATGA
- a CDS encoding phosphotransferase family protein, producing MTWSSNEARVALAGRLREDHPEWEADEPVLMGGGLEFFVFRIQSARQGPLAIKVPRAPIFINDNDPRVVARDLLEQEAALISRAARGGIPVPRLVALELGREPLDYLVLEYVEHAGGEPSPRALGELVRRLHSLPELPSRPLVAQQGRPLAELLAERIHRRARVVERLAGVRLALPGPEWLADVLHGSERPRAVLHMDVRPANVLAREGQVLALLDWSNALVGDPALELARIAEYGLAGPEFLAAYHGLEPLPPPPARLELLYRIDTAVMLAVVFLSEQPDAEKARPQVARVVELCGRLEGTR from the coding sequence ATGACATGGAGTTCCAACGAGGCGCGGGTGGCGCTCGCCGGGCGGCTCCGGGAGGACCACCCCGAATGGGAGGCCGACGAGCCCGTGCTCATGGGGGGCGGGCTGGAGTTCTTCGTGTTCCGCATCCAGTCGGCGCGGCAGGGCCCTCTGGCCATCAAGGTGCCGCGCGCGCCGATCTTCATCAACGACAACGATCCGCGTGTCGTCGCGCGCGATCTGTTGGAACAGGAGGCCGCCCTGATCTCCCGCGCCGCGCGTGGCGGGATACCCGTGCCGCGGCTGGTGGCGCTGGAGCTGGGACGCGAGCCCCTCGACTACCTCGTCCTCGAGTATGTCGAGCACGCTGGCGGTGAGCCCTCTCCCCGTGCCCTGGGCGAGCTGGTGCGCCGCCTGCACTCGCTCCCCGAGCTTCCCTCCCGGCCGCTGGTGGCGCAGCAGGGACGTCCGCTGGCCGAGCTGCTCGCGGAGCGCATCCACCGGCGCGCGCGCGTGGTGGAGCGGCTCGCGGGCGTCCGTCTGGCGTTGCCCGGGCCCGAGTGGCTGGCTGACGTGCTACACGGCTCCGAGCGGCCGCGCGCGGTGCTGCACATGGACGTGCGTCCCGCGAATGTCCTCGCCCGGGAGGGCCAGGTGCTCGCGCTGCTGGATTGGTCCAATGCGCTGGTGGGAGATCCCGCGCTGGAGCTGGCGCGGATCGCCGAGTATGGGCTCGCCGGACCGGAGTTCCTCGCCGCGTACCACGGCCTCGAGCCACTCCCACCCCCGCCCGCGAGGTTGGAGCTGCTCTATCGGATCGATACGGCGGTGATGCTGGCGGTCGTCTTCCTCTCCGAGCAGCCAGACGCAGAGAAGGCGCGGCCCCAGGTGGCCCGGGTGGTGGAGCTGTGCGGCCGGTTGGAGGGGACGCGATGA
- a CDS encoding histidine phosphatase family protein, with protein sequence MTDTRPTVVLLVRHADVHNPRQVFYGRLPGFRLSDLGLKQANFLAEHLASEPIRVFYTSPLLRARQTAAVLARRHPGIAIHRVMDLQEVRTRWMGAPVDEVPIFGNLYEPPRDPGDETIAQLAERVSQTLLRIARKHPGQVVCCVSHGDAISSANSLFRGLPPELVSIRGDYSAQQCSVTRLTFTPSSELPVLEYRDVMAELAPELSVRR encoded by the coding sequence ATGACAGACACCCGTCCAACCGTCGTGCTCCTGGTGCGTCATGCGGACGTGCACAACCCGCGGCAGGTCTTTTATGGGCGGCTCCCCGGCTTCCGCCTGAGCGACCTGGGCTTGAAACAAGCGAACTTCCTCGCGGAGCATCTGGCCTCCGAGCCCATCCGCGTCTTCTACACCAGCCCCCTGCTCCGGGCGCGGCAGACCGCGGCCGTGCTCGCGCGCAGGCATCCGGGGATCGCGATCCACCGGGTCATGGATCTGCAGGAGGTCCGCACGCGCTGGATGGGTGCGCCCGTGGACGAGGTCCCCATTTTCGGCAACCTGTACGAGCCGCCCCGCGACCCGGGTGACGAGACGATTGCCCAACTGGCCGAGCGCGTGTCCCAGACCCTGCTGCGTATCGCGCGCAAGCACCCCGGTCAGGTGGTCTGCTGCGTCAGCCATGGAGATGCCATTTCCAGCGCCAACTCGTTGTTCCGGGGGCTGCCTCCGGAGCTGGTGAGCATCCGCGGCGACTACAGCGCGCAGCAATGCTCGGTGACCCGGCTCACCTTCACGCCGTCCTCTGAGTTGCCTGTGTTGGAGTACCGCGATGTGATGGCCGAACTGGCTCCAGAACTCAGTGTGCGCCGATGA